Sequence from the Ictalurus punctatus breed USDA103 chromosome 10, Coco_2.0, whole genome shotgun sequence genome:
CCTGCAATGCTGAGAGATGCTCTGGATCTGTGCAGGCGATGCtcaaaacatttaatcacagtcAGCACTTTTTTTAATCCTTAGTATAGAATTTCTTctaatattcatttttttttattattattattacagcacagtgaacaCTAGAGTGTTGCAGTTGTTCCATTTCTTATTACACTGCACAGCTTGGATGGTTTTACATTTATCACTCTGGTTTGTTTTAATCATGATCATGAAGTCATCTGCAGCCTCATCATTGCCTGCTTCAGCATTATTAGGACCAGTACCCTGTAATAAAAACCcctttgtgcatgtgtgtgtttgtgtttcaggcTCTGGAAGCTCTGCTGGGAGAAGAGCTGGCGGATTTTCTGGCTTCAGGTGAACGCAGGATGCGGCTGCTGAGGGAACTCCGCACAGACACTCGCGCCAAGGGCATGTGGGCACGCTTTGTAAGTGACCAGAATGGCTCACGGAGGCACAAATCAGGAACAAAGAAAGCAGGAAGCACCACCAGGAACGGCTGCTTTGGACACAAGATGGACAGAATAGGCACCATCAGCGGCATGGGCTGCCAACCGGCGTATTACCCATCCACAAATAACCTCTCCTGGTACGTCGGGATTCTGTCAGTGAATACAAAATTGTGTTTAAATCAATCTTAGGAAACATACTTAGAGAGTTAAATCCTCGTTTACAgtagaataaaaaaatttaagacatttatatttaactattctAACATTATAACAGgtaatgaaaataattttttttttattctttttgtaaaatatagaaaacatttgccatttattacaattattctgaatttttttattattatacaattttttttaaatcccactaCCATCACTTCTTCATTAAGTCTTTGTTTAGTGTACACATTTACAAAGTTCTtattcttacatttatacagtcataaatctaaaaatgttaaatgatgGTGAAGCCAAATAAACTGATATGTCTATAGACAGGATCATACTTTTATGTTTCGCTGCTCAAAGCAAAAAAGTTTCAAGTTGACAGACAGGTGTAAACGAAACAGGCTAAAAATTAAATGTATGACTAATACGATCAGCAAAAAGGTAAAAACTCAGCTCTTCTAAGACTTGTCACTCATTTGTAATGCGCAAAACAAGCAGGAAATCCTCCGCTTCACTCACATAAACACTAAACCTGAAAGAGTAGAAGGCGAACAATTATTACATCATTGCACtggcttgtttttttaatgctcgCTGCGTGTCTGAACACAGCTTTGTATAACGACTCACACAAGATGAAGCATGCATGCAAATTGTGACTGACAGCATGTATTTCACAATATTTACATGCCTTAACAATAATCATTCTTGTCTCTTTCTATTCTCTTTCAGAGTATCGCAAGGACGATGAGGTTTCGGACAATGTTGACTTTCTCCTTTTGAGGAAAAGCCttaagaaaatgtattaaaaaaaagaaagaaaaaaaagaaaaaagacccAGATTGTCGGTACGGAAAGTTGCCAAAATTGAGCGCCATGGgagaaaaaatgtaatcatcaaaaatgtaaaaaaaaccaGAAAAAATTCCACGCCTCATCAGTGACATCACAAGATGGCGGACAACAGTGTAAAAAAATGCGCGAAGCTGTATATTGTCGCTGCTGCTGTACATTCATGTACTTCATTCCtgcataaaatgtatttatgttttaaaaaaaaaactatttatatgtttataaaaagagatatttataaatgaattttatttatgtaacattttcaGATGAATGCAAACTGCAGGCCAATTCTGTTTGTaacttttgttttgtcttgaaTAGTTgtacatgatttaaaaatgattaaaaaatcaTGCATAACTCTTTCGCCTGAAAGATTTACATGGTATATACATATTTGtacaattatattatattatattatattatattatattatatatatatatagtcaggAAGAAACTGGAAAAATGCTACAGTTTGTGTACAGTCATTAATTTACACCACATtgaagggttttgtttttttttgtttttttttggttttattttgtattttgaggATTTTTAGATCTATACTGTGAAGATAAAATCTAAATCATAGGAAGTCCAAGTCCCTAAATGATTGATTGACTCATTAAAAAGCTCATGCATAAAAGTTTTAAGGGACATCAACAAATAAAACTGACAAATTGGACTAAACTTTTCCAACAAAATGCAGAAATAAGTGACTCTGACACTAAACACTTAATCATATCTAGTAATgataaaaatactttttaaattacatttaaaaataagtttaaaaaactATTATTGATGAAATAATGGTGACATTAATGtttccaccctgaagttgattcttttcctataatagcatgtcCTGAAagcttttcttcctcttaaaccacTGTAATTTGACAACAATTgcattgtatttattaattaaagaatgatatGCATTTGATCAATTTATGCTTAATGTTCTTTGAAATAAGTTAGTTCATGTTcacacttacgttatagcagctagacACAGTTGCTCCAtcaccagcctttctttcttctatAACAAGACCAAAAATTGCAAAGAAGTTGAAAACGCAAAGCTTGTGGTAGGTTACTCATGTGAATCTATGATAGTAGAACCAAGCTTTTTAATATGgtgataaaatattataatatggAGTTCCTCCTACATGTTCCAGGCTTCAATACTAAATTAATTTCACCTAATTATGGCAATTAGTTAGGaaacataattaattatagCTAGCTAAGTGCTAGGACAGAAGTGGTTTTCCTGTACTTCAAAGAATCTTTATTGTTGTCCCATTTTGTTTGCTGAAAACGTCAATTTTCAATAGTGAGAATATCTTCTAGAACCTACAGCATATGAGAACATGATCCATTTATAGACAGAAGGTTTCTGACAGACTTGGTTCAATTCAGCTTGCCTAGCTTTGTTATACCTGGTAGCCCCATTATTCCATCTGCAGAACAAATTAAAAATGCTCTCCAGGATGTAGAGTCTCCCCAGCTGGGCCAAAGGCGACCATAAAGAGAAGAAAACATCAGCATGACCTCAGAGGCTTCACCACAAGAGGCTAACCACTGAAAAACCTCAGGAGCAGGAAGAGCAGATTACTGGTGTCCTAGAAAATACATTAGAGTTCTGGTGCAAAGTTCAAGGGTGCTTCCACACTCGCTCTCAGTTAGCTTATGTTgttccacagcactgttgaaggCTGGATTCTGATTCGTCAGAAAGTGtcaattaattttctgtaacaaatcccaggtttattttaatgcactcattctatattgttatcatttctatagtagcagctcattcacagggacttgtacagcagaTGCTCTAGATAAAAGGatgaaaaaatgtgtgtaattgttgatatggtgacgttgtCTGCaaggagatatttattttacttttatggaaggagcctcctgtgtcagtgcttctaaCATCTCTAGGACAGAGAAGTTTATGCTTTGTgttttctcggtaacatgacaagctagattttttgtcttattaacatcaagagagagaaaaaaagtaagGTTGGTGAAGGAACAATTATTTATAGCTGCAATATTGTAAGTGGGAAGAGGAACTATCTTGTTTCAATGACATTCCATAACATTTAATGGAactaaaaacatataaaatatgaggtgttgttctttaataactgatgattaaaaattattaaataattgttgaaaattgctgtggtataagaggtaTAAAACACTTGCAGGCATGTTGTTAAAAAGGTAGAAAGAGATGGGCGCAAGCTGA
This genomic interval carries:
- the nppc gene encoding C-type natriuretic peptide precursor; the protein is MNVVQLMACGLIMSLMLVRTEARPTTPSQQKALEALLGEELADFLASGERRMRLLRELRTDTRAKGMWARFVSDQNGSRRHKSGTKKAGSTTRNGCFGHKMDRIGTISGMGCQPAYYPSTNNLS